In Novosphingobium sp. MMS21-SN21R, a single genomic region encodes these proteins:
- a CDS encoding nicotinate-nucleotide adenylyltransferase: MAGARFGAGAPLTLTGLLGGSFNPAHGGHRRVTLFAMEALALEEVWWLVSPGNVLKPAAGMAPLPARLASAQQQSRRAPIRATAIERELGTRYTVDTLRALQRRYPRRRFVWLMGADNLAQFHRWKNWRQIARTMPIAVIARPGYDEAALASPAMAWLRRWRQRPGQFVSGAMRSAPALTILRFDPDPRSASAIRAADPDWADRIATASLRDPLTHRAMKRGAT; this comes from the coding sequence GTGGCTGGTGCGCGGTTCGGGGCAGGTGCGCCCCTGACGCTCACGGGTCTTCTCGGCGGCAGCTTCAATCCCGCGCACGGCGGGCACCGCCGTGTCACGCTTTTCGCAATGGAAGCGCTGGCGCTGGAAGAGGTATGGTGGCTGGTCTCGCCCGGCAATGTGCTGAAGCCTGCAGCCGGCATGGCCCCGCTGCCCGCGCGCCTCGCCTCGGCGCAGCAGCAGTCGCGCCGCGCCCCGATCCGCGCCACCGCGATCGAGCGCGAACTTGGCACGCGCTACACGGTCGATACTTTGCGCGCGCTCCAGCGCCGTTATCCCAGGCGCCGCTTCGTCTGGCTGATGGGTGCGGACAACCTTGCGCAGTTCCACCGCTGGAAGAACTGGCGGCAGATTGCCCGGACGATGCCGATTGCGGTGATCGCGCGTCCGGGGTATGATGAAGCTGCCCTGGCAAGTCCTGCCATGGCCTGGCTGCGCCGCTGGCGCCAGCGGCCCGGACAGTTCGTCTCCGGCGCAATGCGGAGCGCTCCGGCGCTGACCATTCTTCGCTTCGATCCCGATCCCCGGTCGGCCAGCGCGATTCGCGCCGCCGATCCTGACTGGGCTGACCGCATAGCCACGGCCAGCCTGCGCGATCCGTTGACGCATCGCGCCATGAAACGGGGCGCAACCTGA
- the rsfS gene encoding ribosome silencing factor, translating to MTSVQPVSASADKANKVSATADNAPRTAASLHELVLASLDDDQAMEVVSLALEGKSSIADYMVIASGRSTRQVASMAQKLSERIKQGGYGHVRTEGLPAADWVLVDAGDVVIHLFRPEVRTFYNLERMWNFGDAGAA from the coding sequence ATGACCAGCGTTCAACCTGTCTCGGCAAGCGCCGACAAAGCCAATAAAGTGTCTGCAACGGCCGACAACGCCCCACGCACTGCCGCTTCGCTCCACGAACTCGTGCTTGCATCGCTCGACGATGATCAGGCGATGGAAGTCGTCAGCCTTGCTCTCGAAGGCAAAAGCTCGATCGCCGACTACATGGTGATCGCTTCGGGCCGTTCGACCCGCCAGGTCGCGTCGATGGCGCAAAAGCTGTCAGAGCGCATCAAGCAGGGCGGCTACGGCCACGTCCGCACCGAAGGTCTGCCTGCTGCAGACTGGGTGCTGGTCGATGCCGGTGATGTCGTCATCCACCTGTTCCGCCCCGAAGTGCGCACGTTCTACAACCTCGAACGCATGTGGAACTTCGGCGACGCGGGCGCAGCTTAA
- a CDS encoding 23S rRNA (pseudouridine(1915)-N(3))-methyltransferase RlmH: protein MLLHIIARGKIGRSPEAELVERYAKRISWGWKVTELPDRGGTLPPPSQTPSRTVAMDERGKQLTSSEFAAILGRWRDDGVREARFLIGAADGHDDDQRESADLLIAFGKATWPHMMARAMLAEQLWRATSILAGHPYHREG from the coding sequence ATGCTCCTCCACATCATCGCTCGCGGCAAGATTGGCCGCTCGCCCGAGGCGGAGCTGGTAGAGCGCTATGCCAAGCGGATCAGTTGGGGCTGGAAAGTCACCGAACTGCCTGACCGGGGTGGAACGCTTCCGCCGCCGTCGCAAACGCCTTCGCGCACGGTCGCCATGGACGAGCGCGGCAAGCAGCTGACCTCCAGCGAGTTTGCCGCGATCCTTGGCCGGTGGCGGGATGATGGCGTGCGCGAGGCGCGGTTCCTGATCGGTGCCGCCGATGGCCACGACGATGACCAGCGTGAATCCGCAGACCTCCTCATCGCGTTCGGCAAGGCGACCTGGCCGCACATGATGGCGCGCGCAATGCTGGCCGAACAGCTCTGGCGCGCCACCAGCATCCTTGCTGGTCATCCCTACCACCGTGAGGGATAA